In Thalassotalea fonticola, a single genomic region encodes these proteins:
- a CDS encoding AAA family ATPase: MDKKIFKFDSTALSLEPAVLSANKEHRAMVLPINVRALLICEEAYIREGITGLLTNVKNLTLEEEKKVTFMVKEYQIALVVFTGNEQQTLIDIEKVANSDVSIILIGDNLPQTLLRKAIQFSVKDFISLSTVENDLLPAIKNISQQLSVHVDLAPVISIINGKGGSGASFITNCLGQVITHSSEYEIALFDADLQHGSLADILGFKPEYYLDDALQDVAELDQTAVKSMMTKRKNLSLLPVKPYSQIDCMSQVDPNKINQLLNKLRLNYPLLVADLSRGLEPLSIPIIETSDCVLVVVQQNILSIRETKALVEYLKNTMGMATEKIHLLLNRFSEKHSSISIDDLKKSVGIDSVFVVGNDYQLASSCTDLGKSIKDLANTEHIEQDLIRIISELIPLEIDFGKNRKSFWAKLTGGK, encoded by the coding sequence ATGGATAAAAAAATTTTCAAGTTTGATTCTACAGCACTAAGTTTAGAACCCGCTGTGCTTAGTGCGAACAAGGAACATCGTGCCATGGTTTTGCCAATAAATGTTAGAGCTTTGTTGATTTGTGAGGAAGCTTATATAAGAGAAGGCATTACCGGCCTGCTAACTAATGTCAAAAACCTGACGTTAGAAGAAGAAAAAAAAGTAACCTTTATGGTGAAAGAATATCAAATTGCTTTAGTTGTTTTTACCGGCAACGAACAACAAACTTTAATTGATATCGAGAAAGTTGCTAATAGTGATGTCAGTATTATTTTAATTGGTGACAATTTACCACAAACGTTATTGCGCAAAGCAATTCAATTTTCGGTGAAAGATTTCATTTCCTTATCAACCGTTGAAAATGATCTTCTGCCCGCGATCAAAAATATTTCTCAGCAATTATCAGTGCACGTTGATCTTGCGCCGGTAATTTCTATTATTAATGGTAAGGGGGGCTCAGGCGCCAGTTTTATTACCAATTGCCTCGGGCAAGTGATTACTCATTCTAGTGAATATGAAATAGCATTATTTGATGCCGATCTGCAGCATGGTTCGTTGGCAGACATTTTGGGATTTAAGCCAGAATATTATTTAGATGATGCCCTACAAGATGTAGCTGAACTCGACCAAACCGCAGTAAAAAGTATGATGACTAAACGTAAAAATTTGAGTTTACTGCCGGTGAAACCCTATTCTCAGATAGATTGCATGTCACAGGTAGATCCAAATAAAATTAATCAATTATTAAATAAACTACGTCTCAATTATCCATTATTAGTCGCTGACTTATCAAGAGGTCTAGAGCCTTTATCCATTCCTATTATTGAAACTTCTGATTGCGTTTTGGTCGTTGTACAACAGAATATTCTCAGTATTCGAGAAACCAAAGCCTTGGTGGAATACTTAAAAAACACTATGGGGATGGCAACAGAAAAAATTCATTTACTGTTGAATCGCTTTTCTGAAAAGCACAGTTCTATTTCAATTGATGACCTTAAAAAAAGTGTCGGAATCGATTCCGTGTTTGTGGTAGGCAATGACTATCAGTTAGCGAGTTCTTGTACCGACTTGGGGAAATCAATTAAAGATTTGGCCAATACCGAACACATTGAGCAAGATTTGATACGTATTATTTCAGAGCTCATTCCGTTGGAAATCGACTTTGGTAAAAATCGGAAAAGTTTTTGGGCAAAACTTACAGGGGGTAAATAA
- a CDS encoding TadE/TadG family type IV pilus assembly protein, which produces MKQLKKHQGMYTVEFAIVGSLFFLIFFAALEISRLLFTWNILTEVSRRGARLATVCNLLSDTSDLTSITEPLGVTNLASFGNISMIPNLTADNLNITYLDIDGVPATAIHEIRLVRAEIIDYQHELIIPGLFLTLNSPTFSTTLVSESLGAIPGVGYTTCI; this is translated from the coding sequence ATGAAGCAGCTTAAAAAACATCAAGGCATGTATACGGTTGAATTCGCCATTGTTGGTAGTCTTTTTTTTCTGATATTTTTTGCTGCGTTAGAAATATCAAGGCTCCTGTTTACCTGGAATATTCTCACCGAAGTTTCAAGACGAGGAGCAAGGTTAGCCACAGTTTGTAATTTACTCAGCGATACTAGCGATTTGACTTCAATTACTGAGCCGCTAGGCGTCACCAATCTAGCGAGTTTTGGTAATATTTCAATGATCCCCAATTTAACCGCAGATAATTTGAACATCACCTATTTAGACATTGACGGTGTTCCTGCGACGGCTATTCACGAAATTCGCCTGGTTCGTGCTGAAATTATTGATTACCAACACGAGCTCATTATTCCCGGTTTATTTTTAACACTAAATTCGCCAACATTTTCCACAACACTAGTCAGTGAAAGCTTAGGGGCGATTCCCGGTGTAGGTTATACCACTTGTATATAA
- a CDS encoding TadE/TadG family type IV pilus assembly protein, with protein MSHLIKRQKGLAVIELTMILPFLLLLIFATAEFSRLLYQYNALNHLVRDALRYTVSDVVDGSTIATQAAVDGMAPIAENLLRYGEDQASAEILPNITSSTISLVGAADPLDPSIYYVTLTVTYNWQPIFGSSLNTFVSADTVDLSFPLVVNYTMRAL; from the coding sequence ATGAGTCATTTAATTAAGCGACAAAAAGGTCTGGCAGTCATAGAATTGACGATGATCTTACCGTTTTTATTACTGTTAATCTTTGCCACTGCTGAATTTTCTCGGTTGTTATATCAATACAATGCCTTAAATCATTTAGTTAGGGATGCGTTACGCTACACTGTTTCCGATGTGGTTGATGGTAGTACCATTGCTACTCAAGCAGCAGTTGATGGTATGGCTCCTATTGCAGAAAATTTATTGCGCTATGGCGAAGATCAGGCCAGCGCGGAAATACTACCCAATATTACTAGTTCTACCATTTCTTTAGTTGGCGCAGCAGATCCTCTTGATCCTAGTATTTATTACGTAACCTTAACTGTTACCTACAATTGGCAACCAATATTTGGCAGCTCTTTAAATACTTTTGTATCTGCAGATACTGTAGATTTGTCATTTCCTTTGGTTGTTAACTATACGATGAGAGCGTTATGA
- a CDS encoding pilus assembly protein TadG-related protein — MKQLVIFKQKGNILIMFTIGLFALIGLSALALDGGHLLLNNNRLQNYADASALNAAKTLDENKGHDEARLAVVKMLRRNLAHNDAAEILAALDVTDSAVTTTSNQITPQLLVEFSLLPDPFISTTEANARFVRVQISDLNLSNFLANIFNFDKTISVTALAGPSTAITYCFNDLVPMMVCGTPKDEIPAGLDPDLFGFEVGNLEVMKMDSNPDSQIGPGNFQLIKFEGSNGADDIRDAMAGGNDGAGEMCFNTPSEDPDLVSDSEVPTETGNTVGPVAQGLNTRLGEYDGPMNQNRYLYPRDPNACQGKRIELDDFGTPYVEVDGVAVPIDTLDGDGNSLFYPEIYTHNNYVADNSLLSPSCTDNETGDWDADPSDTIAVPGRRIIRIVVGECTGDANGSNTVDFLGVGCFFLTQETAQKGNESYVVGEFIENCTGNGWPSGDAEANGPHTLVLYHVPGSSDS; from the coding sequence ATGAAGCAACTAGTGATTTTTAAGCAAAAAGGCAATATTCTGATAATGTTTACTATTGGCTTATTTGCCTTAATCGGTTTGTCTGCGTTAGCGTTAGACGGCGGGCACCTGCTGTTAAACAATAATCGTCTGCAAAACTATGCCGATGCATCAGCCTTAAATGCAGCAAAAACACTTGATGAAAATAAAGGCCATGATGAGGCCAGATTAGCCGTTGTTAAGATGTTAAGACGAAACCTTGCTCATAATGATGCGGCAGAGATTTTAGCTGCATTGGATGTAACTGACTCCGCTGTAACTACCACCAGTAACCAAATTACGCCGCAGTTATTAGTGGAGTTTTCCCTTCTACCTGATCCTTTTATTTCTACTACAGAAGCAAATGCCAGATTTGTGCGAGTGCAAATATCTGATTTGAATTTATCGAATTTTCTCGCGAATATTTTTAACTTCGATAAAACTATCTCAGTGACTGCTCTTGCCGGACCGAGTACCGCGATAACCTATTGTTTTAACGATCTTGTTCCTATGATGGTTTGCGGAACGCCGAAAGATGAAATACCAGCCGGTTTAGATCCAGATTTATTTGGTTTTGAAGTGGGTAATCTCGAAGTGATGAAAATGGATTCAAATCCAGACTCACAAATTGGTCCGGGCAATTTTCAATTAATAAAGTTCGAAGGTTCTAATGGCGCCGACGATATTAGGGATGCCATGGCTGGCGGCAATGATGGTGCCGGTGAAATGTGCTTTAACACTCCTAGTGAAGATCCCGATTTAGTGTCTGATTCAGAGGTGCCAACTGAGACGGGAAATACTGTAGGGCCGGTTGCTCAAGGTTTGAATACTCGTTTAGGTGAATACGACGGGCCAATGAATCAGAACCGATATTTATACCCGAGAGATCCTAATGCTTGCCAAGGTAAAAGGATAGAGTTAGATGATTTTGGCACTCCTTACGTGGAAGTTGATGGCGTAGCAGTTCCCATTGATACACTAGATGGGGATGGTAACAGCTTGTTTTATCCAGAAATATATACTCATAACAACTATGTGGCAGATAATTCTTTACTCAGCCCAAGTTGTACTGATAATGAAACGGGTGACTGGGATGCGGACCCATCAGATACTATAGCAGTGCCTGGGCGAAGAATAATAAGAATTGTAGTTGGCGAATGTACCGGTGATGCGAATGGCAGCAATACGGTTGATTTTTTGGGTGTTGGTTGTTTCTTTTTAACGCAAGAGACCGCGCAAAAAGGTAACGAATCTTACGTTGTTGGTGAGTTTATCGAGAATTGCACCGGCAATGGTTGGCCATCTGGTGATGCTGAAGCTAATGGGCCACATACCCTTGTTTTATATCATGTTCCTGGCAGTTCAGACTCGTAG
- a CDS encoding type II and III secretion system protein family protein: protein MKIISTVVPFLVLTLILVSGGWNMPVAVAGGPTAKEDNTVKLPIFKSRNLKMKHDVHRVSVGNPDIADILVLRDDELYVVGKTLGHTNVIIWDENDKVVDIFNLEVSHDLNGLRERFYNYLPKEQIGIESSQGQLVLSGQSSSLTKMNMAVELARSYAEAASVGKTKSEVLNMLSVGGGQQVMLEVTVAEVQSEVARRLDSKMLMRFDGNDGSGGIINGGDFFDALGLDSSISSGFFGTYLSGDMLLNFAFDVAKQHGLAKILAEPNITALSGQKAEFLSGGEYPIPVPNRDGITIQYRDFGVGVSFIPTVLDSGKINLNLNVLVSELSTTGALGVTPDDTNSTLIVPSITKRTTATTVELGDGQTIAIGGLISDTLREGVDKIPGLGDIPVLGQLFRSQEFVKGQTELVIMVTPRLVRPFNKNGVELPTDNFVPVSDLEFYLLGSMTKKVQPKQEDEKSPNQIDDQGQEMLPDDGGTQSTYGHELSPEESGE from the coding sequence ATGAAAATAATATCAACAGTAGTACCTTTTTTAGTTTTGACCCTAATTTTAGTTTCAGGCGGTTGGAATATGCCTGTGGCGGTAGCTGGCGGTCCAACTGCAAAAGAAGACAACACAGTAAAGCTTCCTATTTTTAAATCTAGAAATTTAAAAATGAAACACGATGTTCATCGGGTTTCGGTCGGGAATCCCGATATTGCCGATATATTAGTGCTACGAGATGATGAGCTATATGTTGTCGGTAAAACGTTAGGACATACCAATGTCATTATTTGGGATGAAAACGACAAAGTAGTCGATATTTTTAACCTTGAGGTTTCCCATGACTTAAATGGTTTGCGTGAACGTTTTTATAATTATCTGCCGAAAGAACAAATCGGTATCGAAAGTTCACAAGGTCAGCTTGTATTAAGTGGTCAATCATCGTCTTTAACAAAAATGAATATGGCCGTTGAACTGGCCCGCTCTTATGCAGAAGCTGCTAGTGTTGGTAAAACAAAAAGTGAAGTGTTAAACATGCTCAGCGTAGGTGGTGGTCAGCAAGTTATGCTTGAAGTTACTGTCGCCGAGGTTCAAAGTGAAGTAGCTCGACGGTTAGATTCTAAAATGTTAATGCGCTTTGATGGTAATGATGGCTCTGGCGGGATTATTAATGGTGGCGATTTTTTTGATGCTTTAGGATTGGACTCCAGCATCTCAAGCGGTTTCTTTGGCACTTATTTAAGTGGTGACATGTTACTTAACTTCGCGTTCGATGTAGCCAAACAGCATGGCTTAGCCAAAATTTTAGCAGAGCCTAACATAACTGCATTAAGTGGCCAAAAAGCGGAATTTTTATCTGGTGGTGAATATCCCATTCCGGTGCCAAACCGTGATGGCATTACCATTCAATACCGCGACTTTGGGGTTGGTGTAAGTTTCATTCCAACAGTCCTGGATTCTGGAAAAATCAATTTAAATCTTAATGTACTCGTTAGTGAATTAAGTACTACTGGTGCCTTAGGTGTTACGCCTGATGATACTAACTCTACCTTGATTGTCCCATCAATTACTAAAAGAACAACGGCAACTACGGTTGAATTGGGTGACGGCCAAACCATTGCTATCGGTGGCTTGATCAGCGATACCTTGCGGGAGGGCGTTGATAAAATTCCTGGCCTCGGTGATATCCCAGTTTTAGGCCAATTATTTAGAAGCCAAGAATTTGTTAAGGGTCAAACCGAGCTGGTAATTATGGTAACGCCTCGCTTAGTTCGTCCCTTTAATAAAAACGGTGTTGAATTACCCACAGATAATTTCGTTCCAGTATCTGATCTGGAGTTTTATTTACTCGGAAGCATGACGAAAAAAGTACAACCTAAACAAGAAGATGAAAAGTCACCTAATCAAATTGATGATCAAGGCCAGGAAATGTTACCTGATGACGGTGGCACCCAGTCAACATATGGTCATGAACTTAGCCCTGAAGAGAGCGGAGAATAA
- the cpaB gene encoding Flp pilus assembly protein CpaB translates to MNKNTVVFIALSVGFGGGAVMLAKSWLDDHQPKDLQAGQSHVVTVNSELNTGSILDAKHLTLVSMPEAMVPEGALTTIDSATGMVVKQKLYSGDIIRAERVAKKGEGSALASLIGQNMRAVSIRVNDVVGVSGFLLPGNRVDVLTTYRKNKNSLTEVVLTNIKILAIDQRASNDENKPQLVRAVTLEVNLEQAEVLMSAQSKGSLQLALRNPNDFSEVDISELAQQSAEPEVSTEVAVLPEIPKIVSASRNKVEIIRGVEKEIVQITN, encoded by the coding sequence ATGAACAAAAATACAGTGGTTTTTATAGCGCTCTCGGTTGGTTTTGGTGGCGGGGCCGTAATGCTCGCAAAAAGCTGGCTCGATGATCATCAACCTAAAGATTTACAAGCAGGGCAGTCTCATGTTGTTACCGTAAATTCTGAATTAAATACCGGTAGTATTCTTGATGCTAAACATTTAACCCTAGTCTCTATGCCTGAAGCTATGGTGCCGGAAGGGGCTCTTACTACTATCGATTCTGCTACTGGAATGGTAGTTAAGCAAAAATTATACAGTGGCGATATCATTCGTGCGGAACGAGTTGCTAAAAAAGGCGAAGGGAGCGCATTAGCGAGTTTGATTGGGCAAAACATGCGCGCCGTAAGTATCAGGGTTAATGATGTAGTTGGCGTTTCAGGTTTCTTATTGCCAGGAAATAGAGTCGATGTGCTTACCACTTATAGAAAAAACAAAAATTCGCTCACAGAAGTTGTTTTAACCAATATTAAAATTCTTGCAATTGATCAACGCGCTTCAAATGATGAAAATAAACCGCAATTAGTCAGAGCGGTCACCTTAGAAGTCAATCTGGAGCAAGCTGAAGTGTTAATGAGTGCTCAAAGCAAAGGCAGCTTGCAACTTGCATTACGCAACCCCAATGATTTCAGCGAAGTCGATATATCTGAGCTTGCCCAACAAAGTGCTGAACCAGAAGTTTCAACTGAAGTTGCTGTTTTGCCAGAAATACCAAAAATAGTCTCAGCCAGCAGGAATAAGGTTGAAATTATTCGTGGTGTCGAGAAAGAAATCGTGCAAATAACAAATTAG
- a CDS encoding AAA family ATPase, giving the protein MSLFNFSKQKKAKTQQVEFLDTDLARQDSDSSSVMTVDNQPDKNVLAVDETTNLDANDNQINQHEKVHHFNHIAQQPVELSATGLSENLLLDLLIKHLQIASVLTLRELSKQMALAGGIVQQLIDVAKHKAWVENAQSKPDGQMRYTLSSIGELQADKALNKSGYLGPAPVPLVQYKKICTLQSSREKSVTLSKLTDCFREITFPAELLTKVGPALNSIKPILIYGNAGTGKSYFCRHLNLVFGDEVLIPYAIAVNEEIIQVFDPEIHRLSQQGQQENILKLANAYDPRWMLCHRPLIVSGGELTAKMLEVSFDPSSKTYLAPLQLKANNGILLLDDLGRQKITPKELFNRWIIPLEERRDFLTLQSGLHFELPFELILLFSTNLSPADLVDDAFLRRLGYKIEFQSLSKQHYQKIWFNECLENGLLCELSVFEYLVEHLHKLHSRKFLPCYPRDFIAIIKDQMIFKELTPEINKELLDFAWQSYFIE; this is encoded by the coding sequence ATGAGTTTATTTAATTTCTCCAAACAAAAAAAAGCAAAGACTCAACAAGTAGAATTTCTTGATACCGATTTAGCTCGTCAAGATAGTGATAGCTCGTCTGTAATGACAGTGGATAACCAACCCGACAAAAACGTTTTAGCAGTAGACGAAACAACTAATCTAGATGCAAATGATAACCAGATTAACCAACACGAAAAGGTTCACCATTTTAATCATATTGCCCAGCAACCAGTAGAACTGTCGGCTACCGGACTTTCAGAAAACTTATTGTTAGACCTGCTAATTAAACATTTGCAAATTGCCAGTGTGTTGACCCTGCGCGAATTATCAAAACAAATGGCTTTGGCAGGAGGCATTGTGCAGCAACTAATCGATGTTGCCAAGCATAAAGCCTGGGTTGAAAATGCCCAAAGCAAACCCGATGGACAGATGCGCTACACCTTAAGTTCTATAGGTGAATTACAAGCGGATAAAGCACTAAATAAGAGTGGCTATTTAGGTCCTGCACCGGTGCCTTTAGTGCAATATAAGAAAATTTGTACACTACAATCGAGCCGTGAAAAGTCAGTCACTTTGAGTAAATTGACGGATTGCTTTCGCGAGATCACTTTTCCGGCCGAATTATTAACTAAAGTAGGGCCGGCATTAAATTCAATAAAACCAATTCTGATCTATGGTAATGCAGGAACTGGAAAAAGCTATTTTTGTCGACACTTAAACTTGGTTTTTGGTGATGAAGTATTAATACCTTATGCTATTGCAGTCAATGAAGAAATCATTCAAGTCTTTGATCCGGAAATACATAGACTGTCGCAGCAAGGTCAACAAGAGAATATTCTTAAACTTGCCAATGCCTATGACCCCAGATGGATGTTATGTCATCGACCATTAATAGTAAGTGGTGGTGAGTTAACCGCAAAGATGCTTGAGGTTAGTTTTGATCCCTCATCTAAAACATATTTAGCGCCATTACAATTAAAAGCAAATAACGGCATTTTATTATTAGATGATTTAGGCCGACAAAAAATCACCCCCAAAGAGTTATTTAATCGGTGGATCATCCCGTTAGAAGAACGTAGAGATTTTTTAACTTTACAATCGGGGCTGCATTTTGAATTACCGTTTGAGCTGATCTTGCTGTTTTCAACGAACCTTTCTCCTGCCGATTTAGTCGATGACGCGTTCTTACGTCGGCTGGGTTATAAAATAGAATTTCAGTCGTTATCAAAACAGCATTATCAAAAAATTTGGTTCAATGAATGTCTCGAAAATGGTCTCTTGTGCGAACTTTCTGTTTTTGAATATTTAGTGGAGCATTTACATAAATTGCATAGCCGGAAATTTTTGCCCTGCTATCCTCGAGATTTTATCGCGATTATAAAAGATCAAATGATATTTAAAGAGTTAACCCCGGAAATCAATAAAGAATTATTAGATTTTGCCTGGCAAAGTTATTTTATTGAATAA